CCGTCCTTGCGGCGGGTGCGGTCGGAGGAGACCTTGGACAGGCGGGCGATGGGCTTGGCGCCCCGCGCCTCGGCGTGCTCGCGCGCCTCGATCACGAGGAAGGCGCCGACCGAACCGAGAATCGTGCCGCCGCCGTCCTTCGGACGCTCCCAGACCGGCGCCCAGGGCTTGGTCCAGTTCATGTGGCCGAGTTCGAAATGCAGGATCGTGTCGGGCCGCTCCGCCGAATAGGCGCCGCCGACGAGGAAGATGTCCCCCTGGCCGGCATGGCAGCGGTTGAGCGCCACGCGCACGGCATCGACGCCCGCCATCTCCTCGCCCATGAAGGTGCGGGAGGAGCCGACGACGCCGTGGACGATGGAGATGTTGCCGGCGAGCAGGTTCGACAGCTGGGCGAGGAAGAGCGTCGGCCTGAGGTCGTTCATCAGCCGCTCGTTGAGGAACTTGCCGGGCTCGTTGGCCCCGGCGAGGCCCGACAGGACCTGCCCGTCGACCGCATAGTCACGCTCGCCGCCGCCGGCCGCGACGATCATGTGCATGCGCTTGAGGATGTCGCCCTCGCCCTTCACGCCGGCATCGTCGAGGGCGAGGCCCGCGGCATAGGTGCCGAGGCGCTGCCAGCCCTCCATCTGGCGGCGGTCGCCGCGATCGGGGATCTGCTTGGCGAGGTCCAGCGGCACGGCCGGATGGACCTGATAGGGCGCATAGGTGGTCGAATCGAGCTTCAGCCAGGCGTCGCGATCGCCATTGAGCGCGGTCCAGTGG
This region of Phreatobacter oligotrophus genomic DNA includes:
- a CDS encoding beta-ketoacyl-ACP synthase — its product is MMAIAREREAWITGIGLVSALGEGLDAHWTALNGDRDAWLKLDSTTYAPYQVHPAVPLDLAKQIPDRGDRRQMEGWQRLGTYAAGLALDDAGVKGEGDILKRMHMIVAAGGGERDYAVDGQVLSGLAGANEPGKFLNERLMNDLRPTLFLAQLSNLLAGNISIVHGVVGSSRTFMGEEMAGVDAVRVALNRCHAGQGDIFLVGGAYSAERPDTILHFELGHMNWTKPWAPVWERPKDGGGTILGSVGAFLVIEAREHAEARGAKPIARLSKVSSDRTRRKDGDAEHTMAVQWNEISPGLIPGATVVVSGATGVSEAVAIERDILDQRRVPTRATGSVIGHSVEATFPANVALAAMMVQRGEAVPPVGGSKDEAKMTRKVKQAVVTSVGHWRGEGMALVEAI